One stretch of Malus domestica chromosome 14, GDT2T_hap1 DNA includes these proteins:
- the LOC103408035 gene encoding late embryogenesis abundant protein At1g64065-like — protein MAEKNQQVYPLAPANGYTRSDAESLESANEMKRKKRIKLAIYIGIFIVFQIMVITAISLTIMKVKTPKVRLGNINVQDLNSVPATPSFNTKFTAQIRVKNTNFGPYKYDAGIVTFLYQGATVGQVSIPKSKAGMLSTKKINVEVSLSSSALSGTNLGSEMSNGVLTLNSAAKLTGKVELMFIMKKKKSSTMDCTMAFDLSSKTLKSLQCK, from the coding sequence ATGGCCGAGAAGAACCAACAGGTTTATCCTTTGGCACCAGCAAATGGTTACACAAGAAGTGATGCCGAGTCTTTGGAATCCGCTAATGAGATGAAACGCAAGAAGAGAATCAAACTGGCCATTTATATTGGTATTTTCATTGTGTTTCAGATCATGGTTATAACCGCGATAAGTCTCACTATTATGAAAGTTAAAACCCCAAAGGTCCGGCTAGGCAACATCAATGTGCAAGACCTCAACTCCGTCCCAGCAACACCTTCATTCAACACTAAATTCACAGCACAAATCAgagtcaaaaacacaaattttgGTCCATACAAGTATGATGCAGGCATTGTCACGTTTTTGTACCAAGGTGCGACTGTCGGGCAAGTTTCTATTCCCAAGAGCAAGGCTGGAATGCTTTCCACCAAAAAAATCAATGTCGAGGTGAGCTTGAGTTCAAGTGCATTGAGCGGTACAAACCTTGGCAGTGAAATGAGCAACGGGGTGTTGACTCTCAACAGCGCGGCTAAGTTGACGGGAAAAGTTGAATTGATGTTtataatgaagaagaagaagtcttcCACCATGGACTGCACCATGGCATTTGATTTGTCATCGAAGACGCTCAAAAGTTTGCAATGCAAGTGA
- the LOC139191205 gene encoding uncharacterized protein: MPPHRERRESCRTPEPNFPDITQLGEAMAQAFQNAIRPHPPPQRIPLETMYNLKLDRFMGDEGHDGAEKWLDHIEKMFQVMQSQGNFPADRWVETTTWFLGREPAGWWRNQTQFMSPAMAADWEVFKENFKKRFVPPEYIDGKKQEFTRLKQRNMSAHEYYRKFTDLSRYDPNTAGNQVEMLRRFKLGTKRKWRTFASALPCTDYHEFFEILVRMEDFDNLPSDSEDDEDKNDGQKNDDKGKGISILGPHKTQNFKKSGASSSSSSGGYSITSPRIGGGSFSGGPRFQRQRYFGGAGGSGAPWCHRCNFRHHGECRRGGGACYTCGQIRHRASQCPQGQQRPQQTTMPPPAPI, translated from the coding sequence atgccgcctcATAGGGAACGTAGGGAATCCTGCCGTACTCCTGAacctaatttccctgatatcACCCAGTTAGGGGAAGCAATGGCCCAGGCTTTTCAGAATGCAATTCGTCCTCATCCCCCTCCTCAGAGGATACCCCTGGAGACTATGTACAATTTGAAATTGGATCGTTTTATGGGTGATGAGGGTCACGACGGGGCAGAGAAATGGCtagaccatattgagaagaTGTTTCAGGTGATGCAAAGTCAGGGGAACTTTCCTGCTGATAGGTGGGTTGAGaccactacctggtttttgggtcgAGAGCCGGCAGGTTGGTGGAGGAATCAAACTCAGTTTATGTCCCCAGCAATGGCAGCTGATTGGGAAGTATTTAAagagaatttcaagaaaagattTGTCCCTCCAGAGTATATTGATGGCAAGAAACAGGAATTTACTCGATTGAAACAAAGGAATATGTCAGCTCATGAGTACTATAGAAAGTTTACTGATTTATCTCGTTATGACCCTaatacagctggtaatcaggtaGAGATGCTTCGACGTTTCAAGTTGGGAACTAAGAGAAAATGGCGGACTTTTGCCAGTGCACTTCCCTGCACAGATTATCATGAGTTTTTCGAGATTTTGGTTAGGATGGAGGACTTCGATAATCTTCCCAGTGACAGTGAGGATGACGAGGACAAGAATGATGGTCAGAAAAATGATGATAAAGGTAAGGGTATCTCCATTCTGGGACCTCACAAGACGCAGAATTTTAAGAAGAGTGGAgcgagttcgagttcttctagtGGAGGATATAGTATTACTAGCCCGAGGATAGGTGGTGGAAGTTTTTCTGGTGGACCCAGATTCCAGAGGCAGAGATATTTcggtggtgctggtggttctggTGCTCCGTGGTGCCACCGTTGTAATTTTCGTCATCATGGTGAGTGCAGGAGAGGTGGTGGTGCTTGTTATACTTGTGGGCAAATAAGACATCGGGCTTCTCAGTGTCCCCAAGGTCAGCAGAGACCTCAGCAGACCactatgccacctccagcgccGATTTAG